A window of Prolixibacter sp. SD074 contains these coding sequences:
- a CDS encoding site-specific integrase — MNYYDKFKKRFEQEAVLRNLSERTRKSYWWHIADYSNFCKKDPEHTGVEELRAYFQSMLTDGNHKPGSVKMGYYALRFLFTNIYHKEWAKEYLPTPKVAKTLPLVLSKDEVSDVLGAIDNFKHRAIIMLIYSTGARVSESVNIKLTDIDSRRMQVNIQEGKGLKQRKVPLSPVLLSVLRDYYKKYKPQHYLFEGAGGKGTHLGITAVRTICINARHRTPQVKKPYTPHTFRHCFATHHLEQGTNILAIQRLMGHSDLSNTLKYLHVQQLNTSQVVNPLDTLEGLEGLCRNK, encoded by the coding sequence ATTAATTATTATGACAAATTTAAAAAAAGATTTGAACAGGAAGCGGTTTTACGGAATCTAAGTGAAAGGACCCGTAAAAGTTACTGGTGGCACATTGCCGATTACAGTAACTTTTGCAAAAAAGACCCGGAACACACGGGAGTAGAAGAACTCAGGGCCTATTTTCAAAGTATGCTCACCGATGGGAACCACAAACCGGGCAGTGTAAAAATGGGCTACTACGCCCTTCGGTTCCTCTTTACAAATATTTACCATAAGGAGTGGGCAAAAGAATACCTTCCAACGCCAAAGGTTGCCAAAACACTCCCGCTGGTTTTATCAAAAGACGAAGTGAGCGATGTACTCGGGGCTATTGACAACTTCAAGCACCGCGCTATCATCATGCTCATTTATTCCACCGGGGCCAGGGTATCAGAGAGTGTAAACATCAAACTTACCGACATTGACAGCCGACGGATGCAGGTAAACATCCAGGAAGGCAAAGGGCTGAAACAACGTAAAGTGCCGCTATCGCCGGTTTTACTTTCTGTTTTAAGGGATTATTACAAAAAGTACAAGCCGCAGCATTACCTTTTTGAAGGCGCGGGAGGAAAAGGTACCCACCTGGGCATTACAGCAGTACGGACTATTTGTATTAATGCACGGCACCGCACGCCACAGGTTAAAAAGCCTTACACGCCACACACTTTCCGGCATTGTTTTGCCACGCACCACCTCGAACAGGGCACCAACATTCTGGCCATACAGCGCCTGATGGGGCATTCCGATTTAAGCAACACGCTCAAATACCTCCACGTGCAGCAACTCAACACAAGCCAGGTGGTAAACCCGCTGGACACGCTGGAAGGACTGGAGGGGCTATGCAGGAACAAATAA
- a CDS encoding IS91 family transposase — translation MQEQITVGSLLREYGGNYISQNKVTKGQQSLIHLLSACRTGGLGSHFEKCDHCSYTEKSYNSCRNRHCPVCQQKEKLEWLDKRMKELLPVGYYHLVFTLPHELNPLCLQNKKAMYGLLFKAVSQTMLELTRDVKHLGADIGLVTVLHTWGQNMKEHPHLHCIMPAGGLGFDREHWVHVPAKNNFFIAGKILAKKFRGKFLYLLKQAKEKGELDFHGKLAGIKGPVQFNRFLTPLYKKDWVVNVQAPMGNPEKILEYLSRYVFRIAITDRRILEVKNGKVRFSWKDYRTGRFREMKLDVDEFIRRFLLHILPKGFFKVRYYGILSSRYRKQNILAAKQLLAQEVENRKEEALEDGGQVWEKQDTVWTEILECIQNFRQPNCPVCKKGRLRFAGLVKDVPWEPG, via the coding sequence ATGCAGGAACAAATAACTGTAGGAAGTTTACTGCGTGAATACGGGGGAAACTACATCAGCCAAAACAAGGTAACAAAAGGGCAGCAGAGCTTAATCCACCTGCTGTCGGCGTGCCGCACCGGGGGCCTTGGAAGCCATTTCGAGAAATGCGACCATTGCAGCTATACAGAGAAATCTTATAACTCCTGCCGCAACCGCCACTGCCCTGTGTGCCAGCAAAAAGAAAAACTGGAATGGCTGGACAAACGGATGAAAGAACTTCTCCCGGTGGGGTATTATCATTTGGTGTTCACCCTTCCGCATGAGTTAAACCCGCTATGCCTGCAAAATAAGAAGGCGATGTATGGTTTATTATTTAAAGCCGTTTCACAAACTATGCTTGAACTTACGCGCGATGTAAAGCACCTGGGTGCTGATATTGGCCTGGTTACCGTACTCCATACCTGGGGGCAGAACATGAAGGAACACCCACACCTGCATTGCATCATGCCCGCAGGGGGCCTGGGCTTCGACCGCGAACACTGGGTGCATGTACCGGCCAAAAACAACTTTTTCATCGCAGGCAAGATATTGGCAAAAAAGTTCAGGGGAAAGTTTCTGTATTTGCTAAAACAAGCCAAAGAAAAAGGGGAACTCGATTTTCACGGCAAACTGGCAGGCATAAAAGGGCCTGTGCAGTTTAACCGCTTCCTCACGCCTTTATACAAAAAGGACTGGGTGGTGAATGTGCAGGCACCCATGGGCAATCCTGAAAAAATACTGGAATACCTTTCGCGTTACGTGTTTCGTATTGCCATTACCGACCGGCGGATTTTGGAAGTGAAGAATGGCAAAGTGCGATTTTCGTGGAAAGATTACCGTACAGGCAGGTTCAGGGAAATGAAACTGGATGTGGATGAGTTTATCCGCCGGTTTTTGTTGCACATTTTGCCAAAGGGCTTTTTTAAAGTGCGGTACTATGGAATTTTATCGAGCCGTTACCGTAAACAAAACATCCTGGCGGCAAAACAACTGCTGGCACAAGAGGTCGAAAACCGGAAAGAAGAGGCACTGGAAGATGGCGGCCAGGTTTGGGAAAAACAGGATACGGTGTGGACTGAAATCCTGGAATGTATCCAAAACTTCCGGCAGCCTAACTGCCCGGTATGTAAAAAAGGGAGGTTGCGTTTTGCCGGTTTGGTGAAAGATGTTCCGTGGGAACCCGGATAG